Proteins co-encoded in one Synechococcus elongatus PCC 6301 genomic window:
- a CDS encoding ammonium transporter, giving the protein MPRGVAPAFAGRKPKGWAWASTAVPDFQGGFKRLINRFQGSKLWLACVPLAATIAVFWGVAANAQGSADPVPSAQFLVNNLWLMVATVLVIFMNAGFAMVETGLCRQKNAVNVLAKNLIVFTLAATAYWFIGYSLMYGSPVVDGFLYFGKGGPLGFFFDPTVSAETIKNDGLISSLDFLFQAAFAGTAATIVSGSVAERIKFVDFIIFSLILTAVIYPIAGSWQWNVGSGWLNKAGFIDFAGSTVVHSVGGWAALIGAITLGPRMGKFQDGRPGALPGHNLAIATLGALILWIGWYGFNGGSVLAFNTAVPYVAVTTTLGGAAGGISATITSWSTSGKPDLSMVINGILAGLVGVTAGCDGFGMGGSFIVGLIAGVLVVFSVYTFENLKIDDPVGACSVHLVCGIWGTLAVGLFNLEKGLFYGGGFGQLGSQILGIISYGVWTVVASVIIWNILKALLGLRVSPEEELQGLDIGEHGMEAYSGFAKDASNALSSISE; this is encoded by the coding sequence ATGCCTCGAGGTGTAGCGCCTGCGTTTGCTGGGCGAAAACCGAAGGGATGGGCGTGGGCCTCCACTGCTGTTCCTGACTTTCAAGGGGGCTTTAAGCGCCTCATTAATCGTTTCCAAGGATCGAAGCTCTGGTTGGCCTGTGTGCCACTAGCGGCCACGATCGCAGTGTTTTGGGGTGTTGCGGCTAACGCGCAAGGTTCGGCAGATCCTGTCCCTAGCGCCCAATTCCTAGTCAACAACCTCTGGCTGATGGTCGCCACGGTGCTGGTGATCTTCATGAACGCCGGTTTCGCCATGGTTGAGACTGGCCTTTGTCGCCAAAAGAACGCTGTTAACGTCTTGGCGAAAAACCTCATCGTTTTCACCCTGGCTGCAACCGCTTACTGGTTCATCGGCTACTCGCTGATGTACGGAAGCCCGGTGGTCGATGGTTTCCTCTACTTCGGTAAAGGTGGTCCACTCGGTTTCTTCTTCGACCCAACGGTCTCGGCTGAGACGATCAAAAACGATGGTCTCATCTCTTCACTTGATTTTCTCTTCCAAGCAGCATTTGCTGGTACTGCTGCAACCATCGTGTCTGGCTCTGTTGCTGAGCGAATTAAGTTTGTCGACTTCATCATCTTCAGCTTGATCCTGACGGCTGTCATTTACCCCATTGCAGGGTCGTGGCAGTGGAACGTCGGTTCTGGCTGGCTCAACAAAGCGGGTTTCATCGACTTTGCTGGCTCGACTGTTGTGCACTCGGTTGGTGGCTGGGCTGCTCTGATTGGCGCCATCACCCTCGGCCCACGGATGGGTAAATTCCAGGACGGTCGCCCAGGTGCGCTGCCCGGTCACAACCTCGCGATCGCAACCTTGGGTGCGTTGATTCTCTGGATCGGCTGGTACGGCTTCAACGGCGGTTCTGTGTTGGCCTTCAATACTGCCGTTCCTTATGTGGCGGTCACCACAACGCTGGGTGGTGCTGCTGGTGGCATCTCTGCCACGATCACGTCTTGGTCGACCTCAGGTAAGCCGGACTTGTCAATGGTGATCAACGGCATCTTGGCTGGCTTGGTTGGTGTCACCGCAGGTTGCGATGGCTTCGGTATGGGCGGCTCCTTCATCGTCGGCTTGATTGCTGGCGTGCTGGTCGTCTTCTCGGTCTACACCTTCGAAAACCTCAAGATTGACGATCCTGTCGGTGCTTGCTCGGTTCACTTGGTCTGCGGCATTTGGGGCACGCTGGCAGTAGGCCTGTTTAACCTTGAAAAAGGTCTCTTCTACGGTGGTGGCTTTGGTCAACTGGGCTCTCAGATCCTAGGAATTATTTCCTATGGTGTCTGGACAGTTGTTGCTAGCGTCATCATCTGGAATATCCTCAAAGCCCTGCTGGGTCTGCGAGTTTCGCCTGAAGAAGAGCTACAAGGCTTGGATATTGGCGAACACGGGATGGAAGCCTACTCTGGCTTTGCCAAGGATGCATCTAACGCCCTGAGCAGCATCTCGGAATAA